A genome region from Oncorhynchus gorbuscha isolate QuinsamMale2020 ecotype Even-year linkage group LG26, OgorEven_v1.0, whole genome shotgun sequence includes the following:
- the adra2a gene encoding alpha-2A adrenergic receptor: MAGWDNMTNVTNETLTSTTIMSNMTNETILWGPPYSLQISLPLTILVGMLILLTVFGNVLVVIAVFTSRALKAPQNLFLVSLASADILVATLVIPFSLANELMGYWYFGKVWCEIYLALDVLFCTASIAHLCAISLDRYWSITKAIEYNLKRTPRRIKCIIVIVWVIAAVISFPPLISMEKESDKEEGPVCKINEDKWYMISSSIGSFFVPCIIMILVYIRIYQIAKKRTRVPPGDRKPKMAAAVSPVTGKKENGVGGVGGDQHACHEKLNGEQGDREGDEHRGEDEKEGEINGVDMEDSSSSDHQVNNPCSIKKKKRTAKTKLSQIKPGVDHPALPKLVVRQSSKGSRWKGRQNREKRFTFVLAVVIGVFVVCWFPFFFTYTLTALCDSCYIPDTLFKFFFWFGYCNSSANPIIYTIFNNDFRRSFKKILCRDKRRMV, translated from the coding sequence ATGGCGGGGTGGGACAACATGACGAACGTGACCAATGAGACTCTTACAAGCACGACCATCATGAGCAACATGACCAATGAGACCATCCTTTGGGGTCCGCCCTATAGCCTCCAGATCTCGTTGCCCCTAACGATCCTGGTCGGGATGCTCATCCTATTGACAGTCTTCGGCAATGTCTTAGTGGTCATTGCTGTGTTTACTAGCCGGGCCCTGAAGGCCCCTCAGAACCTCTTCCTGGTTTCGTTGGCGTCGGCGGACATTTTGGTTGCAACCCTGGTCATTCCCTTCTCCCTGGCCAATGAACTCATGGGCTACTGGTACTTTGGTAAAGTCTGGTGCGAGATCTACCTTGCACTGGACGTTCTCTTCTGTACGGCATCCATCGCCCATCTGTGCGCCATTAGTCTGGACAGGTACTGGTCAATCACCAAGGCCATCGAGTACAACCTGAAACGGACACCGCGCAGGATCAAGTGCATCATCGTCATCGTGTGGGTCATCGCCGCGGTGATCTCGTTCCCGCCCCTCATcagcatggagaaggagagcgatAAAGAGGAGGGGCCGGTGTGTAAGATCAACGAAGACAAGTGGTACATGATCTCGTCCAGTATCGGCTCGTTCTTCGTGCCCTGCATCATCATGATCCTCGTTTACATCCGGATCTATCAGATCGCTAAGAAACGGACGCGGGTACCACCGGGCGACCGGAAACCCAAAATGGCGGCCGCAGTGTCGCCGGTGACGGGCAAGAAGGAGAACGGAGTTGGGGGAGTCGGAGGTGACCAACACGCTTGTCACGAGAAGCTCAACGGAGagcaaggagacagagagggggatgaacacagaggagaggacgagaaagAAGGGGAGATAAACGGCGTGGACATGGAGGACTCCTCGTCGTCTGACCACCAGGTCAACAACCCCTGTTCTATCAAGAAGAAGAAACGCACGGCAAAAACCAAACTGAGCCAGATCAAACCAGGAGTGGACCACCCGGCGCTGCCTAAACTGGTGGTGAGACAGAGCTCTAAGGGGAGTCGATGGAAGGGGAGACAGAACAGGGAGAAACGGTTCACCTTCGTCTTGGCTGTGGTCATTGGAGTTTTTGTTGTTTGCTGGTTCCCCTTCTTCTTTACCTACACTCTGACGGCGCTCTGTGACTCGTGTTACATACCTGACACACTGTTTAAATTCTTCTTCTGGTTCggctactgtaacagttcagccAATCCCATTATCTATACAATCTTCAACAATGACTTCCGAAGATCTTTTAAAAAGATTCTCTGCAGGGATAAACGAAGAATGGTATGA